GTCGCTATTGCTTAACTGTAGAATAACATGGTTGTGTTCATGGTCGCTACATGGTAGCGTTCATGGTCGCTATTGCTTAACTGTAGAATAACATGGTAGTGGTCATGGTCGCTATTGCTTTACTGTAGAATAACATGGTAGCGGTCATGGTCGCTATTGCTTTACTGTAGAATAACATGGTAGCGGTCATGGTCGCTATTGCTTTACTGTAGAATAACATGGTAGTGTTCATGGTCGCTATTGCTTTACTGTAGAATAACATGGTAGTGTTCATGGTCGCTATTGCTTTACTGTAGAATAACATGGTAGTGTTCATGGTCGCTATTGCTTAACTGTAGAATAACATGGTAGTGTTCATGGTCGCTATTGCTTTACTGTAGAATAACATGGTAGCGGTCATGGTCGCTATTGCTTTACTGTAGAATAACATGGTAGTGTTCATGGTCGCTATTGCTTTACTGTAGAATAACATGGTAGCGGTCATGGTCGCTATTGCTTTACTGTAGAATAACATGGTAGCGGTCATGGTCGCTATTGCTTTACTGTAGAATAACATGGTAGCGGTCATGGTCGCTATTGCTTTACTGTAGAATAACATGGTAGCGGTCATGGTCGCTATTGCTTTACTGTAGAATAACATGGTAGTGTTCATGGTCGCTATTGCTTTACTGTAGAATAACATGGTAGTGTTCATGGTCGCTATTGCTTAACTGTAGAATAACATGGTAGTGTTCATGGTCGCTATTGCTTTACTGTAGAATAACATGGTAGTGTTCATGGTCGCTATTGCTTTACTGTAGAATAACATGGTAATGGTCATGGTCGCTATTGCTTTATTGAAGAATTACATGGTAGAGGCCATGTTCACTAATGTTTCGCTGTAGAAATACATGTTTGAAATCATGAACAcatttaatgcaattgttttaatataccaaaatggaTGAACAAATGCCGAAAGCAATgatgcttatgaaggataccgagtttaatgtaaaaaaatgtgcagaaaacacggtattgctaccttatgagaccatagtagatcgcagtaaatcttttagcattcaccaatcatttaatagtttgcgtttccagctattaaatacatggttataatattgttaatagtaataaatattttctataaatgcattatttagtaagttgttgagggtgtatcactcaaaatgtttatgtttgtttttcatgtgtatgtattgattttgaataagaatgtcctTTTAAGCAATTATATGGTTATGGTCACTTATGCTTCACTATAACACAACTTtgtagggttagggttagcGCTAACTCTAACCCTTCATGTATGTCATTGTTAACACTATGCACGGCATCATGAAACTTGGCAGAAGGTCGCGTctacaaacacatgtaaaagTTTGCATGTCTTGAGCTCACCGTATAGAACAACAATGGCGCGGactataattttaaattactcgtattttttttcaaaacatagtTTGTTATTtcaagttaaagctgcactctcacagattgaccattttaacaacttttatatttgtttgtctttgaaagagcaaatttttgcgttaatatctgcaaacaaatgatttaagatttctgacaaaatataagatcgtagattttcatatttccgttccaaaattaatgttttgtggttaaaccgttactaacggtttaagaaaaatgcattaaacatcaatttttgagcttcgatataaaaatctgcgatctaattttttgtcagcagtcttatataactggtttccaagCATATTCGCAAAtgttggctcgttccaagacaaaaaaataaaaagttgtacaaacgttcaatctgtgagagtgcagctttaagccacATTCATGTTTTAACTACGTGTAAGTCGAACTTGCTTTTAAGGTCTGTCACTTCCGGGTGAAGGTTTATTTTGCTGTAAATCTAAAATGGTATTGACCAAGACTGGACGAAACAATGGACTATGTATATGGTACACAGGAGCGAAGGTTTGTGGGGCCTTTGGAGCAGGTCAAGGTCGCTGATGCTATATTAAGACAACTTTTGCGTTTAAAGCGTTGTATGCCGATTTGGGTACAGTTTGTTCAAGATACTATAGTGGTAGAAGCAAGAGTGGGTATATTTTGGCACCCCTTAGCTGGTGCTCAAAGCCAGGTTAACCCAAAATCTAacttatatattgataaaagttgatttgtttttagTAAACTTCACATAACGTTTCCTTTAAGAGTTGACTGTATGCGATATTTCGTGGTACATGTAATACATTGTATCGTTACATTGGCATTAACAAAATTACACATTTGTCAGTGTACTTGTGCTATCTTTCCCCATCTCAGTCAATTGAATAGGTAGGCATATATTCATAcacaaattaatatatttttccgaaaacaaaaacacttttgtttAGCGAATTTAcgtttttatcattgttttgacgCCTTAAAAATCTCAAACTAATGATTCCATtgttttttaacagaaataagCATTTACGATTGGCGCTTACATAATAATGTTAACCTTTCAGGAAAGGCATCCCTATGGCAACCGCATCAACTGATGAAAAACTTCCACTTGATTGGGAGCTGGTGTCGCGTGAGGGTCCTGCTTTAACCAATCATGCGGGGTGTCTCTTGAGAAATACTTTCTATATCCATGGAGGTGTCACAAAATACGGTAGCACCGTCCCTTCCAACAAACTCTACAAACTTGACCTTTCGTCTTCACATTGGGTCGAGGTCACGGCTGCAGGCTCTCCTGCTTTGAGTCACCATGCATGCGTTGCCATTGACAACCGATACTTGATTCTGATTGGAGGATGGGACGGACGTCAACGCGTGTCACATGTTCACGTGTTTGATACACAAGAGAACATCTGGATACCTGCACGTGACTCTGGGTTTCCAGACGGGGCGGGGCTTAGTTCTCACGCCGCTGTGGTTCTCTCTTCCGGCGAGATATTAATTGTTGGTCGTGAAGGAAGCTTACGCATTCAGCGAAAACATGGGAATGTTTATCTTTTGACAGGAAATGTTCTGAACGGCCATTTCACTTATAAAAAGATGACAAATGCTACGTCTTCCCGTTCCGGACATAGTATAAACTCCGTTGGCAATACTTTGTACATTATCGGTGGACGTGATGACCAATTAGTTGAGTTCCATACTGGCTATAGCTCGGGAGAACCCATTGGTTCCATCACCTCAAAACTCTCAGATATTGCGCAATCATTCAAACCTATGTCAAAGCCACCAAGTGGACGGAAACACCACGTGTCAATATCCGGAAAAGGATGCATTGTCCTACATGGCGGTGAAACGTTCGATGGCCGATCTCGGGAACCTGTTGGGGAGATGTTTTTGATCAAAGTGAAACCACACcttcaattttataaattggGCGTGTCCGCAGTGGGGCGGGCGTGTCATGTGTGTGTCAGTTCCGGTGATGACGTTTTTTTTCATGGAGGAATCGCTGGGCGAAATATCGTACAGTCAGATACCTACCGTTTTGTCTGTAGAAAATGATGATGGAGTGGTTTTACCTTGCTGACATGTTAATGAATCGTACATTGATCAATTGTTCATTGAAGTTAAGACAAACATAGCGGTTTCATATCAATTATAGAATCCAGTGCTGTTTTTGTATgccttttaaaataaagttttaattattaGATGGCGTCTTACTAAATGGTCCGCTCTCTTACTTTACCAGTTATCAATTATCCAATATTTACCAACATCGCTATAATGCAAAACGTTCATATCCAGCAAGATCAATGAACCACTGCCCAGTTACTGCCCCTGAATTGTCAAAGATTTGAATTCGTATCTTATCTTTACCAATCTATTCCACACTGTTAATGGAACGTTTTTAATAACCAGCAAGATCGGTTTAGTTTCCCAGTCAGGAGTTATGGGCCCTGAGTTGTATACTTTGACCAAATTGGCATCGCTATCTATTCTAAGATCAACTTTTGTAACAATGTAATTGTTTATAGACACTTGTTCCATGAAGTAGTGATGGGCAATCGGCTGGATTTTCATTATTGATTAATCGGAGAGACAGACCGACTAATTGATCGGACTTATCGAGAATTATCTGAAAATAAAGACAACAATAACATATCAGAACATAACatttcgtcaccttagtgcaagaactcaatatctgcttctatttttatatgcagttattacgttattgcactaaggtgacgatttattcagcattaaatgttataacattCATAGCCAACATGCAAAGCATATATGCAACAATTGTATGAAACAAATCCCCGTGAAGAGCAAAGAGcaatagagaagtatactataTATATCATTGTATCAACTTCTTAACTTGACATAATTAGGTTCTCGATCGTTACAAAGATGCATGATATACATATTTACTATTATATTAACGTTTTGCATAGTTTTTTTCCGCTGTCTGAggaaaatagtgttttttttatgcgCCAATGGCAAAATTatggttttaaaaattgtttttgtagattatgatattttggacatacttaaaggaaatgatattcattttcgatGGCATTCATAATACAGAAGATACATATTATATCTGTTCTTTGGATGCTATGATGTCTTCCTGTTTCGATTAATAGGTCATGTGAGGAAACTCGAAAAATTGTTAGcggcaattctatatttatttattattttgtaatgagCCGAATTGACACTGTCCGCCTAAACCCAACTCCATTATCGCCTAACTCTGTAATGATGTTCGTGGACActatatgttaaatataaacaaaataagtgcTCCCCTTTCACCTCTTTACAAATAATATCTCGATAATGTCTGAGTGagtatcaatgtattgtttgcTAGTCCATTAATGCCTGGTTGCTCACCTGGTACAAGAAAGGTTTTTAGTGGCGTGATCGGTTTCTCGGGTTGGCACTTGCACAACGATACTTTCTTATTACTGTCTTAAAGTTCAAACCAGTGCAATCGGACAAGTCAATCCGCTTTGGATTGCAGAAGTAGTTCGTCAAACAATCGTCACTATTTGAAACTCTCAGCTCAGTTGTCGGTTTATGTAAAGGTTATTGTATGAAATGCATTATAATTAACATTCTATAATAAAAAACCtgacacacaaacacacaaattgttaaaatttatatattaaaatgactttCAATAAAGAAGATCCATCTTATGCGTGTGGAAATTATCCtgcttatataaattaatacgaatacaagtttcaagttttattgtcaatatcggCAACACAAGAGCCTTTGGCCATGAACAagtaacataaaacatatatcaccTGACGTTTTTGTTTCCATTcagtattttcttttctttcacaCCTGTTAAATTTCCGTTTGAactattgaataattttaacccccccccccaactttTTTGacgttattattattttgtagcACATAGTAACCCGGCACGCAGTATCATCTTAAGTAACATTCATTTGAGTGCTGCTTTGTATTACATAACAAAACCCACATCTGTTGgcagtttaaaacataaaaaacatgattgaatAGAATTCAgctttattattacaattttgaaattaatgggCTTGTATTATTACGGGATATTCCATTACCTTAACACGGATATGtgatatataattacatcataaaCTGTAATAAATACAGAATGTTTTAgtttacattttcataaattataacaaaattgttCTTCTATCCATGTTTCTTTGAAGGTTAGTGTTAAGTGAACCTGTAAAACATGCACTCCTACTCCCAGATtagcagtaccacaattaatacaattgttttaatttagcgaaaaggatgaataaatatcgaagaCAATGGTTCTTAAGAAGGATACCGTGATTAGTTTGAAAAAAGGTGCACAAAACAAAGTATTCTACTTTATGAGACGATCGTTGATCACTGttaatcttttaggacccaccagtcatttgaaaaaaatgtgcgTTTTCATCTTTCAagtacacggttacaatcttgttatcagtaattagtattttccataaatgtattatttagtaagtagttaaaggtttatcaaaatgtatgctggttatattgattaaaatacgagtatcacttaAGTTATTATATATAGGATAGACAACGAGTGGGCGTATCTTTGTAATATATATCCGATCGTCCACGAGGTGTTTATCTGATTTAGACCACGTGAACTAAAGCCAAACAAAAATACGCTTTGTTTCCGGTATAAGTACTATCATGTAATATGATATATCCATGATATTTGACTCTTGAAGAACAATAACTAAACTTTTAGTTCACATGGTCTTAGTCGGATGAACACCCTTATGGACGAATCTATGAATCTATGAAATACGCTCGGTAGATACGTCCACGAGGTGCCTATCCTTACTTGCAGCCACATTCGATCAACTGGTTTAAGTATTTATCTGTGCGACCCGCGGAAAACGGAATGTATATTACAGTTACTGCTTCCGTGTTGAAACTCTGATTTAATAGTTAATAGGGTACGACATCGAAAACCGGGATATAAATATACGTTTGATTCTATGGGctggtgtattatattatagttttgatgaattttacatacatgtactctaTTGTGAAAACCTATAATTATTATAGGCACGCTGGTTGGGTTAGCAATACCGAAATTCAAAGACAGTTGTGGTCATCTTTAAATagtgtatgtacatgtttatcaatttccTTTAAATTACAAAAGATTTGCCATTTTCTAATGTCAggaaatacatgaaataaatatgtaataaataacaatataaacatatggGACGTAAAGTCAGCCCAAAACCATGAGACAATTTTCCGATAAGATTCATCACTGAATCAGTCATACACATGCatgtatgattattttcataCTGTCACACTATGAGTTGTCGTCCCCGAATCTATCGGTGGCAGAGGCATGTTAAACAGATTCTTTTTGACTTCATTTGACACACCAATGTCTAGTTCCGAAACACAGTGAATCTGGTCCGAATGCTGAATGTTTTCGTACTGTGCCCCGTTGGGTAACCCTGATTGTT
This genomic stretch from Mya arenaria isolate MELC-2E11 chromosome 10, ASM2691426v1 harbors:
- the LOC128205832 gene encoding kelch domain-containing protein 9-like translates to MDYVYGTQERRKGIPMATASTDEKLPLDWELVSREGPALTNHAGCLLRNTFYIHGGVTKYGSTVPSNKLYKLDLSSSHWVEVTAAGSPALSHHACVAIDNRYLILIGGWDGRQRVSHVHVFDTQENIWIPARDSGFPDGAGLSSHAAVVLSSGEILIVGREGSLRIQRKHGNVYLLTGNVLNGHFTYKKMTNATSSRSGHSINSVGNTLYIIGGRDDQLVEFHTGYSSGEPIGSITSKLSDIAQSFKPMSKPPSGRKHHVSISGKGCIVLHGGETFDGRSREPVGEMFLIKVKPHLQFYKLGVSAVGRACHVCVSSGDDVFFHGGIAGRNIVQSDTYRFVCRK